Genomic segment of Salvia splendens isolate huo1 chromosome 12, SspV2, whole genome shotgun sequence:
CACTGTGTAATTTgtgtacaaaaattaagaataaTTTGGAGTACAAAATTATGAActtagtataatttgtgtaaaaaattgagaagaataattttattatataatgagAGTATTGATAAATGTGCATATATTTGTAATAAAGATtaccaaaattcaaattttatatattttattagtgtTAACCCCGCGCTATATGCGacttaaaatattttcattctATTAATTTGGCATTGTGAATATactaataaactaaataaaaatagaaacaacattATCACATaagattataaaattaaaaaatatacacaACACATAAATACATTTTTTTGCTATCTTCTTATTCACAACTTCTTTCTCTCCTGTTGCATTATTGGATTTTctcaaacaaaattaaatattttcaatatttgttAGTTAAACACTTATATAAGTCTGTACCAAAGAAAATAACGTCCTTAAGTGATGCCCACtagaatgcccactagaatgctTAAGTGATGTAGAGAGAAGATTTGTTTTTATTGTGTCTTTTTCTCCTcaaaacaagcctatttataggctaggaaaCACAAGTGAAAGGTCTTGTAATTAGGGCACCTCATAAAAGTTACACCATATGAAAAGCCAACGGCCTAGCCTTTTGAAATTACCACATGTGTTTTCCTACATCTGATGGGGCTGCAAAGCTTCTATCAACTCCAGCGAGAGCCTGGAATTCTCCTCCTGGCCAGAATGATATCCCCATTGACGCTCAGAGAGAAATATTATACGCAGTGAGTGAACGTGTATCTTCTTCCTTAGTTCTGCTTCTCCTGCGGTCCTAGCCAACTCTTCCACATCGGGTATGGTGTCGCAGAAAATTTCCAATCCTAGAGTTGCAGTAAGAAGGTTTAAGTTTTTCAACAGTTCAAACTTGTTAGCATCCCTTGCTAATCTGAACAAGTTCTCAATCCCGAAAGAACTTAGATAACCAAAAGTGCGGAGACCACTTAACTGAGCTACTCCTTGAACCAACCGACCTTGACTTGCACGATCACGATCACGATCAATAAAAATGTGTTGGAGGTTCTCAAGCATATGGATCCCTTCTGGCAATTTGTAGAGCTTGTCGCAGGATATGATATACAAGGTTTGCAATTCAACTAGTCTACAAATACTCTCTGACAAATCAATGAATCCATTCGAACTTAAGTCAAGGTTTCTCAAGCGTACCAAATCTCCAGGAATATTTCTTAAGGAGCATCTTGATAACAATAGAGTTTGTAAGAAATAAAGCCTGCATATAATTTTGAGGTCTTCATCCTTCAACTTATTACCACTCAATTCCAACCGTCTGACGTGAATCAACTTTTCCATTCCTTGTCTCGTTTCCAGTCTGAACACCCTAACACTTGATATGCAATCACAAAGACCAACATGTCTTCTGTTGTCCAAAAATAAGCTACGGTACTCTTTAGCTTGAGAAACTAAAAGAGGATCACAAACTTGACAACTT
This window contains:
- the LOC121757518 gene encoding putative disease resistance protein RGA4 — encoded protein: MGTLDNDIYRPKQLSDEECWSLLRRISLSGRDGEELEEFESVGKKIATKCSGLPLAANVLGRLLQFKYNLQEWEDVEKSEIWQLENADVDLFPHLVLSYNDLSPPLKRCFSYCAIYPKDHKIQADRLIEEWMALGYLGSVSGNGEVEHKGRWYLSNLAMRSLFQDIEKSESGEQIEWCKMHDFDAFLRKNDNKDDAAKMRKESCQVCDPLLVSQAKEYRSLFLDNRRHVGLCDCISSVRVFRLETRQGMEKLIHVRRLELSGNKLKDEDLKIICRLYFLQTLLLSRCSLRNIPGDLVRLRNLDLSSNGFIDLSESICRLVELQTLYIISCDKLYKLPEGIHMLENLQHIFIDRDRDRASQGRLVQGVAQLSGLRTFGYLSSFGIENLFRLARDANKFELLKNLNLLTATLGLEIFCDTIPDVEELARTAGEAELRKKIHVHSLRIIFLSERQWGYHSGQEENSRLSLELIEALQPHQM